A genomic segment from Barrientosiimonas humi encodes:
- a CDS encoding ABC transporter permease, with the protein MSTLVPDAWTVTRRNLIKIKRVPDLLVFTTLQPIMFILLFGYVFGSLAGPGNNAGYREFLMCGIFTQTIIFGATLTGWGMAEDMQKGVIDRFRTLPMHPGAVLFGRTLSDLLTNVVVLVVMTLTGLAIGWRIREGIAGAVVAYGLMLLFAYAFSWIMAFVGLAVRTPEIVNNASFIVIFPLTFIANTFVPSEQMPAVLKAIAGWNPVSTLTHAARENFGNLFALPGQPGVSQEQRLATIEYTWALRNAEIYTLGWIALILAIFVPLSIRMYQRAVAR; encoded by the coding sequence ATGAGCACGCTCGTCCCCGACGCCTGGACCGTCACCCGGCGCAACCTGATCAAGATCAAGCGGGTGCCCGACCTGCTGGTCTTCACCACGCTGCAGCCGATCATGTTCATCCTGCTGTTCGGCTACGTCTTCGGCAGCCTCGCCGGCCCCGGCAACAACGCCGGATACCGCGAGTTCCTGATGTGCGGCATCTTCACCCAGACGATCATCTTCGGCGCCACCCTCACCGGGTGGGGCATGGCCGAAGACATGCAGAAGGGCGTCATCGACCGCTTCCGCACGCTGCCGATGCACCCCGGCGCCGTGCTCTTCGGGCGGACCCTGTCCGACCTGCTCACCAACGTCGTCGTGCTCGTCGTCATGACCCTCACCGGGCTGGCCATCGGCTGGCGCATCCGCGAGGGGATCGCGGGGGCCGTGGTGGCGTACGGCCTGATGCTGCTGTTCGCCTACGCGTTCAGCTGGATCATGGCGTTCGTCGGCCTCGCGGTGCGCACGCCCGAGATCGTCAACAACGCCTCGTTCATCGTGATCTTCCCGCTGACGTTCATCGCCAACACGTTCGTGCCGAGCGAGCAGATGCCGGCGGTGCTCAAGGCGATCGCCGGGTGGAACCCGGTGTCGACGCTGACCCATGCCGCCCGCGAGAACTTCGGCAACCTGTTCGCTCTGCCCGGGCAACCGGGCGTGAGCCAGGAGCAGCGGCTCGCGACGATCGAGTACACCTGGGCGCTGCGCAACGCCGAGATCTACACCCTCGGCTGGATCGCGCTGATCCTGGCGATCTTCGTCCCGCTGTCGATCCGGATGTACCAGCGGGCCGTCGCGCGGTAA
- the greA gene encoding transcription elongation factor GreA: protein MTDTANTSASFLTQDAYDRLKAELEHLSGEGRTDIAKRIEAARDEGDLKENGGYHAAKEEQGKMEARIRQLESLLRDAIVGEAPKDDGIVEPGMVVTVEMFGDEEKFLLGSREIAGDSELDVYSEKSPLGAAIMGKKKGESAEYEAPNGKTVKVKILDATPYTD, encoded by the coding sequence GTGACCGACACCGCCAACACCTCGGCAAGCTTCCTGACCCAGGACGCCTACGACCGGCTGAAGGCTGAGCTGGAGCACCTCTCCGGCGAGGGTCGCACCGACATCGCCAAGCGCATCGAGGCCGCCCGCGACGAGGGTGACCTCAAGGAGAACGGCGGCTACCACGCGGCCAAGGAGGAGCAGGGCAAGATGGAGGCCCGCATCCGCCAGCTCGAGTCGCTGCTGCGCGACGCCATCGTCGGCGAGGCCCCCAAGGACGACGGGATCGTCGAGCCCGGCATGGTCGTGACCGTCGAGATGTTCGGCGACGAGGAGAAGTTCCTGCTCGGCAGCCGCGAGATCGCCGGCGACAGCGAGCTCGACGTCTACTCCGAGAAGTCGCCGCTCGGCGCGGCCATCATGGGCAAGAAGAAGGGCGAGTCCGCCGAGTACGAAGCGCCCAACGGCAAGACCGTCAAGGTCAAGATCCTCGACGCGACGCCCTACACCGACTGA